A genomic region of Castor canadensis chromosome 16, mCasCan1.hap1v2, whole genome shotgun sequence contains the following coding sequences:
- the LOC109679443 gene encoding olfactory receptor 2Y1B-like, which yields MEKLNTSLGQGFILVGFSDWPQLEFVFFVFISIFYSMTLFGNTTIIILSRMDLRLHTPMYFFLCHLSFLDLCYTTSTVPQLLINLSGLDQTISYGGCVAQLFITLSLGVTECVLLVVMAFDRYAAVCHPLQYTIIMHPLLCQALAIASWVGGFINTLIQTGLMMAMPICGHYLNHFFCEMPVLLKLACEGTGGTESYMFVAGAIILVFPVSLILGSYAHIARAVLKVKSMAGRRKALGTCGSHLLVVSLFYGSAIYTYLQPKGSYSESEGKFVALFYTIITPMLNPVIYTLRNKDVKGALWRLLGKGRDSE from the coding sequence ATGGAAAAATTGAATACTAGTTTGGGCCAGGGCTTCATTCTGGTGGGCTTCTCAGATTGGCCCCAACTGGAATTTgtcttttttgtcttcatttcaaTTTTCTACTCCATGACACTCTTTGgcaacaccaccatcatcattcTCTCCCGAATGGACCTGAGACtacacacacccatgtacttcttcctctgccaCCTCTCCTTCCTGGACCTCTGCTACACCACCAGCACTGTACCCCAGCTTCTGATCAATCTTTCTGGACTTGACCAGACCATCAGCTATGGAGGATGTGTGGCCCAACTCTTCATAACCCTCTCCCTGGGTGTAACTGAGTGTGTGCTCTTAGTGGTGATGGCCTTTGATCGCTATGCCGCTGTGTGCCATCCTCTCCAGTACACAATCATAATGCACCCCCTTCTCTGCCAGGCATTGGCTATTGCTTCTTGGGTGGGAGGCTTCATCAACACTCTGATTCAGACTGGCCTTATGATGGCCATGCCTATCTGTGGCCATTACCTGAATCACTTCTTCTGTGAGATGCCTGTGCTCCTTAAGTTGGCCTGTGAGGGAACAGGAGGAACTGAGTCATATATGTTTGTTGCTGGGGCCATAATCTTGGTCTTCCCTGTATCATTAATTCTAGGCTCTTATGCCCACATTGCCAGGGCAGTGCTGAAGGTCAAGTCAATGGCTGGGCGCAGAAAAGCTTTGGGGACTTGTGGATCCCACCTCCtggtggtttctttgttttatggcTCAGCCATCTACACATACTTACAACCCAAGGGTAGTTATTCTGAGAGTGAGGGAAAGTTTGTTGCCCTTTTTTATACTATAATCACTCCCATGCTCAATCCTGTGATTTATAccctgaggaacaaggatgtaAAGGGGGCTCTGTGGAGGTTACTAGGGAAAGGCAGAGACTCAGAGTAG